In Liquorilactobacillus hordei DSM 19519, the following proteins share a genomic window:
- a CDS encoding acyl carrier protein: MTEQEIFEKVQGIVVEQLDVDAADVKMDADIKEDLEADSLDVFEIMNELEDELDIKLEADENVKTIKDVVDYVKKEVAAK, from the coding sequence ATGACAGAACAAGAAATTTTTGAAAAAGTACAAGGTATCGTAGTTGAACAATTGGATGTAGACGCAGCAGATGTAAAAATGGATGCAGATATTAAGGAAGATCTTGAAGCAGATAGTTTAGATGTTTTTGAAATCATGAATGAACTTGAAGATGAATTAGATATTAAGCTTGAAGCTGATGAGAATGTTAAAACAATCAAAGATGTTGTTGATTATGTAAAAAAAGAAGTTGCCGCAAAATAG
- a CDS encoding ACP S-malonyltransferase: MRIGFLFSGQGAQYSEMGLDFYQEDELFRSLIDEVSSSIGIDLPTVFKNQDGQLSQTKFVQPAIVAMSLGIYQMLRRDLPDLDVRGMLGLSLGEYSALIASGAFDVADGFNVLKDRAAYMQADADETEGAMLAVMKTEHDVIAEICEQASTNDEVVTFANYNSPSQVVIGGHKKAVNRALDLFREQNIKKVIPLNVSGAFHTPLFQKTSFQMERRLADVTIHKLTVPVYSNTTGKLFSKDTIKQILAQQVILPTHFGECLQEMITTDEIDTVVELGPGKTLCKFTKQIDRQINNFNIENITTYTKFVTANHDD; this comes from the coding sequence ATGAGAATTGGCTTTTTATTTAGTGGTCAAGGAGCACAGTATTCTGAGATGGGATTAGACTTTTATCAAGAAGATGAACTTTTTCGTTCATTGATTGATGAAGTAAGTTCAAGTATCGGAATTGATTTACCTACTGTTTTTAAAAATCAGGATGGACAACTTTCTCAGACCAAGTTTGTTCAACCTGCGATTGTAGCAATGAGTCTTGGGATATATCAGATGTTGCGCAGAGACTTGCCTGATTTAGATGTTCGCGGGATGCTTGGATTGAGCCTTGGAGAATACTCCGCTTTGATTGCATCTGGTGCTTTTGATGTTGCAGATGGTTTTAATGTTTTGAAAGATCGTGCAGCATACATGCAAGCAGATGCCGATGAGACAGAGGGTGCAATGCTTGCAGTTATGAAGACAGAACATGATGTTATCGCTGAAATCTGTGAACAAGCAAGTACCAATGATGAAGTTGTTACTTTTGCCAATTATAATTCACCAAGTCAAGTTGTGATTGGTGGACATAAGAAAGCAGTAAATCGTGCACTTGATTTATTTAGAGAACAAAATATAAAAAAGGTCATTCCATTGAATGTTAGCGGGGCGTTTCATACCCCGCTTTTTCAAAAGACAAGCTTTCAAATGGAAAGACGCTTAGCAGATGTCACAATTCATAAATTAACGGTTCCAGTATATAGTAATACCACGGGTAAGCTGTTTTCAAAAGATACTATTAAGCAAATACTTGCACAACAAGTTATCTTACCTACTCATTTTGGCGAATGTTTGCAAGAGATGATTACAACAGATGAAATTGACACTGTGGTAGAGCTTGGGCCTGGTAAAACATTATGTAAATTCACCAAGCAAATTGATAGGCAAATTAATAATTTTAATATAGAAAATATTACAACTTATACTAAATTTGTTACAGCAAACCATGATGATTAA
- the fabG gene encoding 3-oxoacyl-[acyl-carrier-protein] reductase: protein MNLKGKTVFITGSSRGIGAATALAFAKEGSKVILNARKAIPEELLSEIKSLGSEYQIVLGDVSKLEDVKRMQEEIFQENEQLDVLINNAGITNDKLLIGMKQEDFRSVIETNLMGTFNLTQPLFKKMLRKRSGVIINMASVVGLHGNIGQANYAASKAAIIGLTKTLAREGALRHIRCNAIAPGMIMSDMTNVLDQKVKDQVLTEIPLGRFGETQEIAQTAVFLAQNDYVTGQVITVDGGMTI from the coding sequence ATGAATTTAAAAGGAAAAACAGTGTTTATCACTGGAAGCTCTCGCGGAATTGGAGCAGCTACTGCATTAGCTTTTGCTAAAGAAGGTAGCAAAGTTATTTTGAACGCAAGAAAAGCTATTCCAGAAGAACTGCTTTCTGAGATAAAGAGTCTAGGTAGTGAATACCAGATAGTTTTGGGTGATGTTTCAAAACTAGAAGATGTTAAACGAATGCAAGAAGAAATTTTTCAAGAAAATGAACAGTTGGATGTCTTAATTAATAACGCGGGAATTACAAATGATAAGTTATTGATTGGCATGAAGCAAGAAGATTTCCGCAGTGTTATTGAAACGAATTTGATGGGAACCTTCAACTTAACACAACCGCTTTTCAAGAAAATGTTGCGGAAACGTAGTGGCGTAATTATCAATATGGCTAGTGTAGTTGGCCTTCATGGTAATATAGGCCAGGCTAACTATGCGGCCAGTAAGGCAGCTATCATTGGCTTAACGAAGACACTTGCCCGTGAAGGGGCGCTCAGACATATTAGGTGTAATGCAATTGCTCCTGGGATGATTATGAGTGATATGACGAATGTTTTAGATCAGAAAGTGAAAGATCAGGTTTTAACAGAAATTCCATTGGGACGCTTTGGGGAAACGCAAGAAATTGCACAGACAGCAGTTTTTCTTGCACAAAACGACTACGTAACTGGTCAAGTAATTACAGTTGACGGTGGAATGACTATTTAG
- the fabF gene encoding beta-ketoacyl-ACP synthase II — translation MSRVVITGMGAVTPVGNDVETFVANIFSGKIGFGKITKFDASETGITIAAEVKDFDPTLRVGKKPAKRMDLFSQYAVDSAIAAVEQAGIDETNTDSFDMGVIYGSGIGGLTTIQEQVTKMNEKGPQRVSPLFVPTSIVNMAAGNIALRFKAKNICTAVVTACSSGTNAIGEAFRQIREGRAQVMLAGGSEASVNEIGIAGFAALTALSKETDPTRASIPFDVDRSGFVMGEGAATLVLESLEHAQKRGAKIYGEIVGYGSTCDAFHMTSPDPTGEGAARAMQQAITEAGVTPEAVGYINAHGTATHANDVGESVAINRVFGEDSKVKVSSTKSMTGHLLGAAGALEAVITLAALEKGKLPVNVGLKTQDPECHVNVVTENQQEAPELEYAISNSLGFGGHNAVLAFRKWSE, via the coding sequence ATGAGTAGAGTTGTAATCACAGGAATGGGTGCAGTAACACCTGTTGGAAATGATGTTGAAACATTTGTTGCAAACATTTTTTCCGGTAAGATTGGTTTTGGTAAAATTACAAAGTTTGATGCATCAGAGACGGGAATAACAATTGCTGCTGAAGTCAAGGATTTTGATCCTACATTGAGAGTTGGGAAAAAGCCGGCCAAAAGAATGGATTTATTTTCTCAGTATGCTGTTGATAGTGCAATTGCTGCTGTTGAGCAGGCTGGAATTGATGAAACGAATACTGATTCATTTGACATGGGTGTTATCTATGGTTCTGGTATAGGTGGATTGACTACTATTCAAGAACAGGTAACTAAAATGAATGAAAAAGGGCCACAAAGAGTTTCACCACTTTTTGTTCCGACTTCAATTGTTAATATGGCTGCAGGTAATATTGCATTGCGTTTTAAGGCTAAGAATATCTGTACAGCGGTTGTAACAGCTTGTTCTTCAGGAACAAACGCAATTGGTGAAGCTTTCCGCCAAATTCGTGAAGGCCGTGCACAAGTAATGTTAGCAGGTGGATCAGAAGCTTCAGTTAATGAGATTGGAATTGCTGGTTTTGCTGCCTTAACAGCCTTGTCAAAAGAAACTGATCCAACACGTGCTTCGATACCTTTTGATGTTGATCGCTCAGGCTTTGTAATGGGTGAAGGTGCAGCTACTTTGGTCTTAGAAAGTTTAGAACATGCACAAAAGCGTGGAGCTAAAATTTACGGTGAGATTGTTGGTTACGGCAGCACATGTGATGCTTTCCATATGACTTCTCCTGATCCAACAGGTGAGGGTGCAGCTAGGGCAATGCAACAAGCAATTACTGAAGCAGGTGTGACACCTGAAGCTGTTGGTTATATTAACGCTCATGGAACTGCCACACATGCAAATGATGTGGGAGAATCTGTTGCAATCAATCGTGTTTTTGGTGAGGATAGCAAAGTTAAAGTAAGTAGTACTAAAAGTATGACAGGCCATTTATTAGGGGCTGCAGGTGCACTTGAAGCAGTCATAACCTTGGCAGCACTTGAAAAAGGTAAACTACCAGTTAACGTTGGGTTGAAGACACAAGATCCCGAATGCCATGTTAATGTAGTTACTGAAAATCAACAAGAGGCGCCAGAACTTGAATACGCAATTAGTAATTCACTAGGTTTTGGTGGTCACAACGCTGTTTTGGCATTTAGAAAATGGAGTGAATAA
- the accB gene encoding acetyl-CoA carboxylase biotin carboxyl carrier protein, whose amino-acid sequence MDFIEIQKLISDFNDSPMRELEIETEGLKLKLSKNELSTKMVQQLQPNVKPQRESKKAEQDSTQTSQNQTVPTPGLTIDAPMVGSVYLQPEPSKPTFVKVGSAVKKGDVVCVIEAMKMMTEIKSDVTGVVKEVLVKNEELVEFGQPLFRIEEN is encoded by the coding sequence TTGGACTTTATTGAAATACAAAAATTAATATCTGATTTTAATGATTCACCAATGCGTGAACTTGAGATTGAAACAGAAGGTTTAAAACTGAAATTAAGCAAAAATGAATTATCTACAAAGATGGTTCAACAGTTGCAACCGAATGTAAAACCTCAGCGAGAATCTAAAAAAGCAGAGCAAGACTCCACACAAACATCTCAAAATCAAACAGTTCCAACTCCGGGGTTGACAATTGATGCGCCAATGGTTGGGAGTGTTTATTTACAGCCAGAACCTTCAAAACCGACATTTGTAAAGGTCGGCTCGGCGGTTAAAAAAGGTGACGTTGTTTGTGTCATCGAAGCAATGAAAATGATGACGGAAATCAAAAGCGATGTCACTGGAGTTGTTAAGGAAGTTCTTGTTAAAAATGAAGAACTCGTTGAGTTTGGGCAACCACTTTTTAGAATTGAGGAGAATTAA
- the fabZ gene encoding 3-hydroxyacyl-ACP dehydratase FabZ produces MVLDVTEIQKIIPHRYPMLLIDRVDELVPGESAIARRNVTAHEEVFNGHFPGNPVMPGVLIVEALAQTGAVALLSLPEFKGKTAYFGGIKNAKFRKVVRPGDTMILEVKLDKIRNNVGLGKALATVDGQKVCSAELTFMIG; encoded by the coding sequence ATGGTATTAGATGTTACTGAGATTCAAAAAATTATTCCGCATCGTTATCCAATGCTTTTAATTGATCGTGTCGATGAATTGGTTCCAGGAGAATCTGCAATAGCACGACGCAATGTTACAGCACACGAAGAGGTCTTCAATGGCCACTTTCCTGGTAATCCAGTTATGCCAGGTGTCTTGATTGTCGAGGCACTTGCACAAACTGGTGCAGTAGCGTTGTTATCTTTACCTGAATTTAAGGGTAAGACAGCTTATTTTGGAGGAATCAAAAATGCTAAGTTCAGGAAGGTAGTTCGTCCTGGCGATACAATGATTCTTGAAGTTAAGCTAGATAAAATCCGAAATAATGTTGGTCTTGGGAAAGCATTGGCGACAGTTGACGGTCAAAAAGTCTGCTCAGCTGAACTGACTTTTATGATTGGTTAA
- the accC gene encoding acetyl-CoA carboxylase biotin carboxylase subunit, with product MFKKVLVANRGEIAVRIIRSLKEMGIKSVAIYSDVDRESLHVQLADEAVCVGTAKAQNSYLNMKNILSAAVGTGAEAIHPGFGFLSENSRFVEMCEACGIVFIGPKSETIDLMGNKANAREQMRLSGVPVIPGSEGFISDVEEAQKVALKVGYPVMLKAAAGGGGKGIRRVATPDDLGKAFVEAQQEALGSFGDNRMYLEKIMENVKHIEVQIFRDQQGNAVFFPERDCSLQRNKQKMIEESPCDLVSAKQREFLGEISIKAANAIGYINTGTLEYLMDEEHNFYFMEMNTRIQVEHTVTEMVTGIDLVKVQLQVAAGEELPFEQSDINCLGHAIECRINAEDPANGFAPSVGKVSYLYIPVGNLGMRIDSALYAGAMISPFYDSMIAKVVAHGKDRSEAIAKMKRLLNELVLDGIKTNQQFHLAVLSDKNFVQNKFTTEYLEKEFMKVWKGDK from the coding sequence ATGTTTAAAAAAGTCTTGGTTGCTAATCGTGGCGAAATAGCGGTGCGAATAATCCGTTCATTGAAGGAAATGGGAATAAAGTCTGTTGCAATTTATTCGGATGTTGATCGTGAAAGTTTGCATGTCCAATTAGCAGATGAAGCAGTTTGTGTTGGAACTGCAAAAGCTCAGAATTCATATTTGAATATGAAAAACATTTTGAGTGCTGCTGTGGGAACTGGAGCCGAGGCGATTCATCCAGGCTTTGGTTTCTTGTCAGAAAATAGTCGATTTGTTGAAATGTGTGAAGCATGTGGAATAGTATTTATTGGACCAAAATCAGAGACAATTGATTTAATGGGAAATAAAGCAAATGCACGTGAACAAATGCGATTGAGCGGAGTCCCAGTCATTCCAGGTAGCGAAGGTTTTATATCTGATGTAGAAGAAGCTCAAAAGGTTGCTTTAAAAGTTGGATATCCCGTGATGTTGAAAGCAGCAGCAGGTGGTGGTGGCAAGGGAATTAGGCGTGTTGCAACCCCTGACGATCTTGGCAAAGCTTTTGTTGAAGCTCAACAAGAAGCACTGGGTTCATTTGGTGATAATCGAATGTACTTAGAGAAGATCATGGAAAATGTAAAACACATTGAGGTTCAAATCTTCCGTGATCAACAAGGCAATGCGGTATTCTTTCCAGAAAGAGATTGTTCATTGCAAAGAAATAAGCAAAAGATGATCGAGGAGAGCCCATGCGATTTAGTTTCTGCAAAACAAAGAGAATTCTTGGGAGAAATTTCAATTAAAGCAGCCAATGCAATTGGCTATATCAATACGGGTACTTTGGAATATTTAATGGATGAGGAACATAATTTCTATTTCATGGAGATGAATACACGTATTCAAGTTGAACATACTGTGACAGAAATGGTAACTGGAATTGATTTAGTTAAGGTTCAGTTACAGGTCGCAGCAGGTGAAGAATTACCGTTTGAACAAAGCGATATTAATTGTCTCGGTCATGCGATTGAATGCCGAATTAATGCAGAAGATCCTGCAAATGGCTTTGCACCTTCAGTTGGTAAAGTTTCATATCTTTATATTCCAGTTGGGAATCTTGGGATGAGAATTGATTCTGCACTTTATGCAGGTGCAATGATTTCACCTTTTTACGATTCAATGATTGCCAAAGTCGTTGCACATGGAAAAGATCGAAGTGAAGCAATTGCCAAGATGAAGCGTCTATTAAATGAATTGGTTCTTGATGGGATCAAGACAAATCAGCAGTTTCATTTAGCAGTTTTATCAGATAAAAACTTTGTGCAAAATAAATTTACAACGGAATATTTGGAAAAAGAATTTATGAAGGTATGGAAGGGAGACAAGTAG
- the accD gene encoding acetyl-CoA carboxylase, carboxyltransferase subunit beta, producing MQLFNELKTLGQQHIKADKKAGERVPSGLWIACPKCHQSLYHKDLGVFQVCPNCEYGFRITARERISWLADDFAEIDAEMRTTDPLNFPGYDKKLEKGRKDTGLNDSILTGTAKINATEFALGIMDPNFIMGSMGTVTGEKITHLFEYALKKRLPVVLFTASGGARMQEGILSLMQMAKISAAIKRHSNEGLLYITVLTDPTTGGVTASFAMQGDIILSEPRALIGFAGKRVIEQTIHQKVPNNLQDAETVLEHGFIDGIVQRKDLKQKLEWLISSHIEGGLTNG from the coding sequence ATGCAACTGTTCAATGAATTAAAGACACTTGGTCAGCAGCATATTAAAGCTGATAAAAAAGCTGGTGAACGTGTTCCTTCTGGATTGTGGATAGCTTGTCCTAAGTGTCATCAATCTTTATACCATAAGGATCTTGGAGTATTTCAAGTATGTCCAAATTGTGAATATGGTTTTAGAATTACAGCAAGAGAGAGAATTTCTTGGTTAGCCGACGATTTTGCAGAAATCGATGCGGAAATGCGAACTACTGATCCGTTGAATTTTCCTGGTTATGACAAGAAGCTAGAAAAGGGCCGTAAGGATACCGGATTAAACGATTCTATTCTGACAGGAACTGCAAAAATTAATGCTACGGAATTTGCTTTAGGAATAATGGATCCGAACTTTATAATGGGATCTATGGGAACAGTTACTGGAGAGAAAATTACCCATTTGTTTGAATATGCATTGAAAAAAAGATTACCTGTTGTCTTGTTTACTGCTTCTGGCGGTGCAAGAATGCAAGAAGGAATTCTTTCGTTGATGCAAATGGCAAAAATTTCAGCCGCCATAAAGCGTCACTCTAACGAAGGATTGCTTTATATTACGGTGCTGACTGATCCAACAACTGGTGGTGTAACAGCCAGCTTTGCGATGCAAGGCGATATTATTTTGTCTGAACCAAGAGCTCTAATCGGCTTTGCCGGAAAAAGAGTAATTGAGCAGACCATTCATCAAAAAGTTCCAAATAATCTGCAAGATGCTGAGACAGTGTTGGAACATGGATTCATCGACGGAATTGTCCAACGGAAAGACTTAAAGCAAAAGTTAGAGTGGCTAATAAGTTCTCACATTGAAGGGGGATTGACTAATGGTTAA
- the accA gene encoding acetyl-CoA carboxylase carboxyltransferase subunit alpha — translation MVNILDRKKTAAQIVAGARNQEKMSAYDLINGIFDNFFELHGDRLSGDDAAIVGGIATLSGKPVTVIGTNKGESAQERMLTHFGCPQPSGYRKSLRLIKQAEKFGRPVFIFVNTAGAYPGKSAEENGQGEALARNLLEISDVKVPIISVIYGEGGSGGALALACGDSVWMVENSMYSVLSPEGFAAILWKDSKRADEAAEVMQLTPEKLLAQKIIEGIIPESHSHKRVCRAIKKTIEQEMKELVKLSPDELLVRRYERFRKF, via the coding sequence ATGGTTAATATCCTAGATAGAAAAAAGACTGCTGCACAAATAGTTGCTGGTGCACGTAATCAAGAGAAAATGTCAGCTTATGATTTAATCAATGGTATTTTTGATAATTTTTTTGAGTTGCATGGTGACCGACTTTCAGGTGATGATGCTGCGATTGTTGGTGGCATCGCAACACTGTCTGGAAAACCTGTAACTGTAATTGGAACTAATAAAGGTGAAAGTGCACAAGAACGGATGCTAACTCATTTTGGGTGTCCCCAACCTTCTGGTTATCGAAAATCATTACGGCTAATAAAACAAGCCGAAAAATTTGGACGACCAGTTTTTATTTTTGTAAATACGGCAGGTGCTTATCCAGGAAAATCGGCTGAAGAAAATGGTCAAGGAGAAGCACTTGCTCGCAACTTACTAGAAATTAGTGATGTAAAAGTACCAATTATTTCAGTAATTTATGGTGAAGGTGGTAGTGGTGGAGCTCTCGCATTAGCTTGTGGAGATTCAGTCTGGATGGTCGAAAACAGTATGTATTCAGTATTATCTCCTGAAGGATTTGCTGCAATTTTGTGGAAGGATAGCAAACGTGCTGATGAAGCTGCAGAAGTGATGCAACTTACTCCTGAAAAGCTGCTTGCACAGAAGATTATTGAAGGTATTATTCCAGAGTCACATTCTCATAAAAGAGTATGCCGAGCTATTAAAAAAACAATTGAGCAAGAAATGAAAGAATTAGTGAAATTGTCCCCAGATGAATTACTTGTGAGAAGATATGAGAGATTTAGAAAGTTTTAG
- the fabI gene encoding enoyl-ACP reductase FabI, whose product MEKLLSGKKILIMGVANKRSIAWGCAQAMLDNGAELIFTYQNARLKKSLLRLISDEERLVECDVSSDDSIKNAFEIIKEKFGKIDGIVHAIAYANKDELAGDIMNSSREGYALAQDISAFSLIAVAKYGIEILNNPASIVTLTYFGSERAIPNYNVMGVAKAALEASVRYLARDMGKYGVRVNAISAGAIKTLAVTGVKDHGDLLRISEERTVDGKSVTTSEVGGTAAFLVSDLSTGVVGDVIYVDKGVHLI is encoded by the coding sequence TTGGAAAAGTTACTTAGTGGTAAAAAGATATTAATAATGGGGGTTGCAAATAAGCGCAGTATTGCATGGGGTTGTGCCCAAGCAATGCTTGATAATGGTGCAGAACTGATATTTACATATCAGAATGCACGACTCAAAAAGAGCTTATTACGACTTATTTCAGATGAAGAACGTTTAGTTGAATGTGATGTTTCAAGCGATGACAGTATCAAAAATGCTTTTGAGATAATCAAAGAAAAATTTGGTAAGATTGATGGAATTGTCCATGCAATTGCATATGCAAATAAGGATGAACTTGCTGGCGATATCATGAATTCTAGTCGTGAAGGATATGCATTAGCCCAAGATATCTCTGCATTTTCATTAATTGCTGTAGCAAAATATGGAATTGAAATTCTTAATAACCCAGCAAGTATTGTTACTTTAACGTACTTTGGTTCAGAACGTGCTATTCCTAACTATAATGTGATGGGAGTTGCCAAGGCAGCACTTGAAGCTAGTGTACGTTACCTTGCACGTGATATGGGTAAGTATGGCGTTCGTGTCAATGCAATCTCAGCAGGGGCAATTAAGACACTTGCAGTTACCGGAGTGAAGGACCATGGTGATTTGTTACGCATTTCTGAAGAAAGAACTGTCGATGGTAAGTCCGTAACTACTAGTGAAGTTGGTGGAACTGCAGCATTCTTGGTCAGTGATCTTTCAACAGGTGTAGTTGGAGATGTGATTTACGTCGATAAGGGAGTACATCTTATTTAA
- the zwf gene encoding glucose-6-phosphate dehydrogenase, translating to MKAVLAIMEIEQKALFVIFGGTGDLAKRKLYPSLFQLYKKGILQDNFAVIGTARRPWTDEHLQEVVRTSIASNDESQKQIDEFVRHFYYQSHNVNDTEHYVTLRELAEKLDLKYQINGNRLFYLAMSPRFFGTIAQHLKSQNIVTDEGYNRVIVEKPFGRDFESAKELNDSISKYFPEEAFFRIDHYLGKEMIQNIMALRFSNNLFRAVWNNRYIDNIQITLSEALGVEERAGYYETAGALRDMVQNHILQIVSLLTMNMPASYSESDIRREKIYALKSLKKYSPAKVAENFVRAQYIGNDGQVGYLQENEIADDSTTETFVAGKLFVNNENFSGVPIYIRTGKRLTQKTTRIDISFKEMETSFFDSKKLGRNILTINVEPEGQVYLQTNIKKIGQGFDLKPSRMDLQLNNENEVVPEAYEKLLLDALLGDATNFAHWEEVAYAWKFVDSIREAWDAGNGDLSEYKCGSMGPKESEDLLKHDGNHWVFTGE from the coding sequence ATGAAAGCGGTGCTAGCTATTATGGAAATTGAACAAAAAGCGCTCTTTGTTATTTTTGGTGGAACAGGTGATCTTGCCAAACGTAAGCTTTATCCTTCACTTTTTCAATTGTACAAAAAAGGAATTTTACAAGATAATTTTGCAGTAATTGGCACTGCTAGGCGGCCATGGACTGATGAACATTTACAAGAAGTTGTAAGGACATCAATTGCAAGTAATGATGAATCGCAAAAACAAATTGATGAATTTGTAAGACATTTCTATTATCAATCACACAATGTTAATGATACAGAGCATTATGTAACTCTACGCGAATTGGCAGAAAAATTGGACTTAAAGTATCAAATTAATGGTAACCGTCTATTTTATCTGGCTATGTCTCCGCGTTTCTTTGGAACAATTGCACAGCACTTAAAGTCACAGAATATTGTGACAGATGAGGGATATAATCGAGTAATAGTTGAAAAACCATTCGGACGTGATTTTGAATCCGCAAAAGAACTGAATGATTCAATTAGTAAATACTTCCCAGAAGAAGCTTTTTTTAGGATTGATCATTATCTAGGCAAAGAAATGATTCAGAACATAATGGCACTGCGCTTTAGCAATAATTTATTCAGAGCTGTATGGAATAATCGCTATATAGATAATATCCAAATTACTTTAAGTGAAGCATTAGGTGTCGAGGAACGTGCAGGGTATTATGAGACGGCAGGAGCATTAAGAGATATGGTGCAGAATCATATTCTTCAAATCGTTTCCTTGCTTACAATGAATATGCCTGCTTCTTATTCGGAGTCTGATATTCGACGTGAGAAGATATATGCGCTTAAGTCACTGAAAAAGTATTCTCCTGCAAAGGTAGCTGAAAATTTTGTTAGAGCACAATATATTGGCAATGATGGACAAGTAGGATATCTACAAGAAAATGAAATTGCAGATGATTCAACCACAGAAACATTTGTTGCAGGCAAGCTTTTTGTCAACAATGAGAATTTTTCAGGTGTTCCGATTTACATCAGAACTGGTAAGCGTCTTACTCAAAAAACGACTAGAATAGATATTTCGTTCAAAGAAATGGAAACTAGTTTTTTTGACTCTAAAAAGCTTGGTCGCAATATTTTGACAATCAACGTTGAACCTGAGGGTCAGGTCTATTTGCAGACTAATATAAAGAAAATTGGTCAAGGCTTCGATTTGAAACCTAGTCGAATGGACCTACAGCTTAATAATGAAAATGAAGTTGTGCCAGAAGCATATGAAAAACTATTGTTGGATGCATTACTTGGAGATGCAACTAATTTTGCCCACTGGGAAGAAGTAGCTTATGCTTGGAAGTTTGTTGATTCTATTCGTGAAGCTTGGGATGCAGGTAATGGAGATTTGTCTGAGTACAAATGTGGCTCAATGGGGCCAAAAGAATCAGAAGATTTATTGAAACACGATGGAAACCACTGGGTATTCACCGGTGAATAA
- the dinB gene encoding DNA polymerase IV: MVEQRKIIHVDMDAFYASIEMRDNPKIREKAVVIAKNPRHTGGKGVVATANYIARSKGIHSAMSAQQAMELCPEAIFVKPDFKKYRAVSAQIHEIFHEYTDIIEPIAFDEAYLDVTQNKKEIHNPLIIARMLQQEIFSKTHLTSSTGISYNKFLAKMASDYHKPVGTTLIREEDVLSFLAPLPIEKFRGVGVKTAKKMHELAINTGLDLLKKSELELIANFGKMGEAFFQHVRGIDERPVEWKRERKSMGNERTFAQALKSTTEVEEMFKYLTNLLIDQLSRRQLHGKTIVIKVRNSNFETVTKRRTLDNFYQNNQETLVFHALQLFDEVQSEVDVRLLGLTMTNLAPLQFENIELPLWQM, translated from the coding sequence ATGGTTGAACAACGGAAAATAATTCATGTTGATATGGATGCTTTTTACGCATCCATTGAAATGAGAGATAATCCTAAAATTAGAGAAAAAGCAGTTGTTATCGCAAAAAATCCTAGGCATACAGGAGGAAAGGGCGTTGTGGCAACTGCTAATTACATTGCACGGAGTAAGGGAATACATTCTGCAATGAGTGCACAACAAGCAATGGAATTATGTCCAGAAGCCATATTTGTGAAACCAGATTTTAAAAAATATCGGGCAGTTTCAGCTCAAATTCATGAGATATTTCACGAATATACAGATATAATTGAACCAATTGCCTTTGATGAAGCGTACCTTGATGTGACACAAAATAAAAAAGAAATCCATAATCCTTTAATTATTGCAAGAATGCTACAACAAGAAATATTTTCAAAAACCCATTTGACATCATCTACGGGAATTTCATACAATAAATTTCTTGCGAAAATGGCTTCTGATTACCATAAACCTGTGGGAACAACTTTAATTAGAGAAGAAGATGTACTATCTTTTTTGGCGCCTTTACCAATTGAAAAGTTTCGTGGTGTTGGGGTTAAGACAGCTAAAAAAATGCATGAGTTAGCTATTAATACAGGATTGGATTTACTAAAAAAGAGTGAGCTTGAGTTAATTGCGAATTTTGGAAAAATGGGAGAAGCATTTTTCCAACATGTCCGTGGAATTGATGAACGTCCTGTTGAGTGGAAAAGAGAGCGTAAGTCAATGGGAAATGAACGAACCTTTGCTCAGGCGTTAAAGAGTACTACCGAAGTTGAAGAAATGTTCAAATATTTAACAAATCTTTTAATTGACCAGCTGAGCAGGCGGCAACTACATGGTAAGACAATCGTGATAAAAGTTCGAAATAGTAATTTTGAAACTGTAACTAAAAGGCGAACCTTAGACAACTTTTATCAAAACAATCAAGAAACTTTAGTTTTTCATGCTTTACAATTATTTGATGAGGTTCAAAGTGAAGTTGATGTTCGACTACTGGGGCTAACTATGACAAATCTAGCACCCTTGCAATTTGAAAATATTGAATTGCCATTATGGCAGATGTGA